In Halorhabdus tiamatea SARL4B, a genomic segment contains:
- the hemB gene encoding porphobilinogen synthase produces the protein MDTPDRPRRLRIDGIRPLVSETTLEATDLIAPVFVDATTDERVPIETMPGHERVPVDGAVDRVEEIRETGVEAIIVFGVPESKDGEGSGAWAADGVVQAAVRRITAETDAYVITDVCLCEYTDHGHCGLLEPDAREDPTLTVENDPTLEALARTAVSHAEAGADMVAPSAMMDGMVGAIREGLDDAGHTGVPIMSYAAKYESAFYGPFRDAADGAPAFGDRRHYQMDPANAREAMREVELDVEEGADVLMVKPALPYLDVVRDVRERFDHPVAAYNVSGEYAMLHAASEQGWLDLEATAYESLLSIKRAGADLILTYFAEDLAERL, from the coding sequence ATGGATACTCCCGACCGCCCCCGCCGTCTCCGGATCGACGGTATCAGACCGCTGGTCAGCGAAACCACGCTGGAGGCGACCGATCTGATCGCGCCCGTCTTCGTCGACGCGACGACTGACGAGCGGGTTCCGATCGAGACGATGCCGGGCCACGAGCGCGTCCCCGTCGACGGCGCGGTCGACCGCGTCGAGGAAATTCGCGAGACCGGCGTCGAGGCGATCATCGTCTTCGGCGTGCCCGAGTCCAAGGACGGTGAAGGATCCGGAGCCTGGGCTGCCGACGGCGTCGTCCAGGCGGCCGTCCGGCGGATCACCGCCGAGACAGACGCCTACGTCATCACCGACGTCTGTCTGTGTGAGTACACCGACCACGGCCACTGTGGCCTGCTGGAACCCGACGCTCGCGAAGACCCGACGTTGACCGTCGAGAACGATCCGACCCTGGAGGCTCTGGCCCGGACGGCCGTCTCCCACGCCGAGGCGGGGGCGGACATGGTCGCGCCCTCCGCGATGATGGACGGGATGGTCGGGGCGATCCGGGAAGGCCTCGACGACGCCGGTCACACCGGGGTTCCGATCATGAGCTACGCCGCGAAGTACGAGTCGGCCTTCTACGGCCCGTTCCGGGACGCCGCCGACGGTGCACCCGCCTTCGGCGATCGTCGACACTACCAGATGGATCCTGCCAACGCCCGCGAGGCCATGCGCGAGGTCGAACTGGACGTCGAGGAAGGGGCCGACGTCCTGATGGTCAAACCCGCGTTGCCGTATCTCGATGTCGTCCGTGACGTGCGCGAGCGCTTCGATCACCCCGTGGCTGCCTACAACGTCAGCGGCGAGTACGCGATGTTGCACGCGGCAAGCGAACAGGGGTGGCTCGACCTGGAGGCGACGGCCTACGAGTCGCTGCTGTCGATCAAGCGCGCGGGCGCGGACCTGATCCTGACCTACTTCGCCGAGGACCTGGCCGAGCGGTTGTAG
- a CDS encoding GH36-type glycosyl hydrolase domain-containing protein has translation MKYGHFDDEAREYVITEPQTPRPWINYIGRQDYVGMISNTGGGYSFYQDPRYRRLIRYRYNNAPRNVGGRGLYVRDAESGEYFSPTFQPAREPLDDYEARHGLGYTTIRGEKDDVAGEVTYFVPPGEDLEAWRVTVENNSDESRNLQLFSLVEFCLWDAVDDSSNYQRNYNTGEVEVEDSVIYQKTEYRERRNHFAYFACSADIDGFDTQRDAFVGQYNGFDEPAVLEDGEATDSIAHGWSPIGSHQVDVELEPGESEEVVFLLGYHENPQDDKWAEPGVINKEYVEETIEEYLDPAALDESFTELEEFWADQLSALQVETPDPETDRMVNTWNPYQNTVTMNLARSASLYETGLTRGIGFRDSLQDQLAVLHQFPDRARKRILNLAKIQLKDGGAYHQYTPLTGEGNADIGGGFNDDPMWLVMSTAAYVKETGDTSILAEEVVYENEPGTEEPLAEHLQRAVEYVRERRGPHDLPLIGHADWNDCLNLNCFSENPDESFQTAEHDVEEERAESVFIGGQFVYAVEELAELADQTDLLPESAEEYQRYADEMADAVADAGWDGAWFRRAYDHFEDPIGSSENDEGQIFVESNGMCGMAGIGREDGKVQDAMDSVRERLATEHGIVLHQPAFTEYDERYGEITSYPPGYKENGSVFCHTNPWIMITEAKLGNGERAFDYYKRICPAAREDISDVHTTEPYVYAQTIAGPDAPTTGEAKNSWLTGTAAWNYVAITQYILGVRPDHDGLVVDPSIPAEWDEFSVHREFRGATYEITVENPDGVESGVDRVEIDGDTIDSQTIPDLGDGEVHDVRVVMG, from the coding sequence ATGAAGTACGGGCATTTCGACGACGAAGCGCGTGAGTACGTAATCACGGAGCCACAGACGCCCCGGCCCTGGATCAACTACATCGGCCGCCAGGATTACGTCGGGATGATTTCCAACACGGGCGGTGGGTACAGTTTCTACCAGGATCCACGCTATCGGCGGCTTATCCGGTATCGCTACAACAACGCCCCCCGGAACGTCGGCGGCCGGGGCCTATATGTGCGTGACGCCGAGAGCGGCGAGTACTTTTCGCCGACATTCCAGCCCGCTCGCGAACCGCTGGACGACTACGAAGCCCGCCACGGCCTCGGGTACACCACGATCCGGGGCGAGAAGGACGACGTGGCTGGGGAAGTGACCTATTTCGTGCCCCCCGGCGAGGACCTGGAAGCCTGGCGCGTCACCGTCGAAAACAACAGCGACGAGTCCCGCAACCTGCAACTGTTCTCTCTCGTCGAGTTCTGCCTGTGGGACGCCGTCGACGACAGTTCGAACTACCAGCGCAACTACAACACCGGCGAGGTCGAAGTCGAGGATTCAGTTATCTACCAGAAGACCGAGTATCGCGAGCGGCGCAACCACTTCGCCTACTTCGCCTGTTCGGCCGACATCGACGGCTTCGACACCCAACGGGACGCCTTCGTCGGCCAGTACAACGGCTTCGACGAGCCGGCGGTGCTTGAGGACGGCGAGGCCACCGATTCTATCGCCCACGGGTGGTCGCCGATCGGCTCCCACCAGGTCGATGTGGAACTCGAACCGGGCGAGAGCGAGGAGGTCGTCTTCCTGCTGGGCTATCACGAGAACCCCCAGGACGACAAATGGGCGGAGCCAGGCGTCATCAACAAGGAGTACGTCGAGGAGACCATCGAGGAGTATCTCGATCCCGCCGCCCTCGACGAATCCTTCACCGAACTCGAGGAGTTCTGGGCGGACCAGCTCTCGGCGCTGCAAGTCGAGACGCCCGATCCCGAGACCGACCGGATGGTCAACACCTGGAATCCCTACCAGAACACCGTGACGATGAACCTCGCACGGTCGGCTTCGCTGTACGAGACCGGGCTCACGCGGGGCATCGGCTTCCGTGACTCCCTGCAGGACCAACTTGCGGTCCTCCACCAGTTCCCCGATCGCGCTCGAAAGCGCATCCTAAATCTCGCGAAGATCCAACTGAAAGACGGCGGCGCGTACCACCAGTACACCCCCCTCACCGGCGAGGGCAACGCCGACATCGGTGGCGGGTTCAACGACGACCCGATGTGGCTGGTCATGTCCACCGCCGCCTACGTCAAGGAGACCGGCGACACCTCCATTCTGGCGGAAGAGGTCGTCTACGAGAACGAACCCGGGACCGAGGAACCCCTCGCGGAGCACCTCCAGCGCGCCGTCGAATACGTCCGGGAACGCCGCGGCCCTCACGACCTGCCGCTGATCGGCCACGCCGACTGGAACGACTGTCTCAACCTCAACTGCTTCTCCGAGAACCCGGACGAGTCCTTCCAGACGGCCGAACACGACGTCGAGGAGGAGCGCGCCGAGTCGGTGTTCATCGGCGGCCAGTTCGTCTACGCCGTCGAGGAACTCGCCGAGTTGGCCGACCAGACCGACCTCCTGCCCGAGTCCGCCGAGGAGTACCAGCGATACGCCGACGAGATGGCCGACGCTGTCGCCGACGCCGGCTGGGACGGCGCGTGGTTCCGGCGGGCCTACGACCACTTCGAGGACCCGATCGGATCGAGCGAGAACGACGAGGGGCAGATCTTCGTCGAGTCCAACGGCATGTGCGGGATGGCCGGGATCGGCCGCGAGGACGGCAAGGTCCAGGACGCGATGGACTCGGTCCGGGAGCGACTGGCGACCGAACACGGCATCGTGCTCCACCAGCCCGCCTTCACCGAATACGACGAGCGCTACGGCGAGATCACCTCCTACCCGCCGGGCTACAAGGAGAACGGGAGCGTCTTCTGTCACACGAACCCCTGGATCATGATCACCGAGGCGAAACTCGGCAACGGCGAGCGGGCCTTCGACTATTACAAGCGCATTTGCCCGGCCGCCCGTGAGGACATCAGCGACGTCCACACCACCGAACCCTACGTCTACGCCCAGACCATCGCCGGTCCGGACGCCCCGACCACCGGCGAGGCCAAGAACTCCTGGCTGACCGGAACGGCGGCCTGGAACTACGTCGCGATCACCCAGTACATCCTCGGCGTCCGGCCCGACCACGACGGTCTCGTGGTCGATCCGTCGATCCCGGCCGAGTGGGACGAGTTCTCGGTCCACCGCGAGTTCCGCGGCGCGACCTACGAGATTACTGTCGAGAATCCCGACGGCGTCGAATCGGGCGTCGATCGGGTCGAAATCGACGGCGACACCATCGACAGCCAGACGATCCCCGACCTCGGTGACGGGGAAGTCCACGACGTGCGCGTCGTGATGGGCTGA
- a CDS encoding GH36-type glycosyl hydrolase domain-containing protein, which translates to MTYGHVDQETGEYVIDRPDTPTPWINYLGEGVYGGIVSNTGGGYSFYKDPKNQRVTRYRYNAVPDDQPGRYVYLQDRESGEYWSPTWQPVKDELADYECRHGPGYTTIESVYDDIAAEMTYFVPLGEDCELWVLDIENEGEETRTLGAFSYVEFSFPDAAADQMNLDWTGQIMRSRVDEDAGVIEAYSSAEEISYTHATSAEVAGFDTQRREFVGQYGTLEEPAVLDAGAATDSTATHDNVIGSFEHDIELDPGERERIVFLTAPERDDDLIEKYEDPSVVDEELDALQAEWDEYLSTLQVETPDEEMNTMLNVWNPVQCRSTLYWSRTASRYQAGLGRGMGTRDSSQDTLSIVHAVPEQVRETLESLWEIQFPDGHAWHQFYPLSGEGDAGLAKEDPSKPQWFSDDHLFLVLGTVQYLKETGDDDFLEAEIPFEDGSTGTVREHIERAIAFTDEHRGKHGLPRMGYADWNDSLNPDDGSGEAASVMVAMMYCRVLREVADLYEFLGDEDLAAERRTQRAEEIGRIDDHAWDGAWYTRAYDDDGDVIGSASEDYQQISLNTQTWAVLGGVDDERAERAMESAHERLNTKYGFALLDPPWEGEGTIDRIGGTTTYPPGAKENGGIFCHAHTWSVVAAGLLGDGERAHQYYRQLNPMTHEDEAELRRTEPYVYVQNVLGPAHEDFGVAKNSWLTGTASWAYVGATQYLLGIRPTFDGLVIDPTIPAEWDGFEMTREFRGATYEITVENPEGVESGVESVEVDGEVIVGDVVPAFEDGTSHEVRVEMG; encoded by the coding sequence ATGACATACGGACACGTCGACCAGGAGACAGGCGAATACGTCATCGACCGACCCGACACGCCGACGCCGTGGATCAACTACCTCGGCGAGGGCGTCTACGGCGGCATCGTCTCGAACACCGGTGGCGGGTACAGCTTCTACAAAGATCCGAAGAACCAGCGCGTGACGCGCTACCGGTACAACGCCGTGCCGGACGACCAGCCCGGCCGGTACGTCTACCTGCAGGATCGGGAGAGCGGTGAGTACTGGTCGCCGACCTGGCAGCCAGTCAAGGACGAGCTCGCCGACTACGAGTGTCGCCACGGGCCGGGCTACACCACGATCGAGAGCGTCTACGACGACATTGCGGCCGAGATGACGTATTTCGTCCCGCTCGGCGAGGACTGCGAGCTGTGGGTGCTGGACATCGAAAACGAGGGTGAAGAGACTCGCACCCTCGGCGCGTTCTCCTACGTCGAGTTCTCGTTCCCGGACGCCGCGGCCGACCAGATGAACCTCGACTGGACGGGCCAGATCATGCGTTCCCGCGTCGACGAGGACGCCGGCGTCATCGAGGCGTACTCCTCGGCCGAGGAGATCAGCTACACCCACGCCACCAGCGCCGAGGTCGCGGGCTTCGACACCCAGCGTCGCGAGTTCGTCGGCCAGTACGGAACGCTGGAGGAACCCGCGGTGCTGGATGCCGGTGCGGCCACGGACTCGACGGCCACCCACGACAACGTCATCGGCTCGTTCGAGCACGACATCGAACTCGACCCGGGCGAGCGCGAACGGATCGTCTTCCTGACCGCGCCGGAGCGCGACGACGATCTCATCGAGAAGTACGAGGACCCGTCGGTCGTCGACGAGGAACTCGACGCCCTCCAAGCGGAGTGGGACGAGTACCTCTCGACGTTGCAGGTCGAGACTCCTGACGAGGAGATGAACACGATGCTCAACGTCTGGAACCCGGTGCAGTGTCGCTCGACGCTTTACTGGTCCCGAACGGCCTCGCGCTACCAGGCCGGGTTGGGCCGCGGGATGGGCACCCGCGATTCGAGTCAGGACACCCTCTCGATCGTCCACGCCGTGCCCGAGCAGGTCCGGGAGACCCTGGAGAGCCTCTGGGAGATCCAGTTCCCCGACGGGCACGCCTGGCACCAGTTCTACCCACTCAGCGGCGAGGGAGACGCCGGTCTGGCCAAGGAAGACCCGTCCAAGCCGCAGTGGTTCTCCGACGACCACCTCTTTCTGGTCCTCGGGACGGTCCAGTATCTCAAGGAGACCGGCGACGACGACTTCCTCGAAGCGGAGATCCCCTTCGAGGACGGCTCGACGGGCACCGTGCGCGAGCACATCGAGCGCGCCATCGCGTTCACCGACGAGCACCGGGGCAAACACGGCCTCCCGCGGATGGGCTACGCCGACTGGAACGACTCGCTGAACCCCGACGACGGCAGTGGCGAGGCCGCGAGCGTCATGGTCGCCATGATGTACTGCCGGGTTCTCCGGGAAGTCGCTGATCTCTATGAGTTCCTCGGCGACGAAGACCTGGCAGCCGAACGTCGCACCCAGCGTGCCGAGGAGATCGGCCGCATCGACGACCACGCCTGGGACGGCGCGTGGTACACCCGCGCCTACGACGACGACGGCGACGTCATCGGGTCGGCCAGTGAGGACTACCAGCAGATCTCGTTGAACACCCAGACCTGGGCGGTGCTGGGCGGCGTCGACGACGAGCGCGCCGAGCGGGCGATGGAATCGGCTCACGAGCGTCTGAACACGAAATATGGCTTCGCGCTGCTCGACCCACCCTGGGAGGGTGAAGGCACGATCGACCGGATCGGCGGAACGACGACCTACCCACCCGGAGCCAAGGAGAACGGCGGCATCTTCTGTCACGCCCACACGTGGTCGGTCGTCGCCGCCGGCCTGCTGGGCGACGGCGAACGCGCCCACCAGTACTACCGGCAGCTGAACCCGATGACACACGAGGACGAAGCAGAACTGCGGCGGACGGAGCCATACGTGTACGTCCAGAACGTTCTCGGCCCCGCCCACGAGGACTTCGGTGTCGCGAAGAACTCCTGGCTCACGGGCACGGCCTCCTGGGCGTACGTCGGCGCGACGCAGTACCTGCTTGGCATCCGGCCGACCTTCGACGGCCTCGTGATCGACCCGACGATCCCGGCCGAATGGGACGGCTTCGAGATGACCCGCGAGTTCCGCGGCGCGACCTACGAGATCACGGTGGAAAATCCCGAGGGCGTGGAGAGTGGGGTTGAAAGTGTCGAGGTCGACGGCGAGGTGATCGTGGGCGATGTGGTGCCTGCATTCGAGGACGGCACGAGCCACGAGGTTCGGGTCGAAATGGGTTGA
- a CDS encoding type II toxin-antitoxin system VapC family toxin produces the protein MIVLDRDVLAKIAGRDPDEAILSHLGQYRREEWTIPAVVAWESYKAGSGRTEMLRTQRVLDEQFDRVLDFTDDCALEAAYLDEQLRAQGIRLDPADLLNLATAHAAGGTFVTHNATDFDKPPLYDLVDLDVVVTDS, from the coding sequence ATGATCGTTCTCGATCGTGACGTCCTCGCGAAGATCGCCGGCCGCGATCCGGACGAGGCGATCCTGTCACACCTCGGGCAGTACCGCAGAGAGGAGTGGACGATCCCCGCCGTCGTCGCCTGGGAGTCCTACAAGGCCGGGTCGGGCCGGACGGAGATGCTCAGGACCCAGCGCGTCCTCGACGAGCAGTTCGATCGCGTGCTGGATTTCACCGACGATTGTGCCCTCGAAGCCGCGTATCTCGACGAACAGCTTCGCGCACAGGGGATCCGGCTGGATCCCGCCGATCTGCTCAATCTCGCGACCGCCCACGCTGCGGGTGGCACGTTCGTCACGCACAATGCCACGGACTTCGACAAGCCACCGCTGTACGATCTCGTCGACCTCGACGTGGTGGTGACGGATTCTTGA
- a CDS encoding DUF7557 family protein, which produces MSTIRVSDEVKERLRALKRDDESFDELLDRLSRREKDIEEIAGSLAFLDEDGALEAEMRAAHDELNESLSHRR; this is translated from the coding sequence ATGAGTACGATTCGCGTTTCCGACGAGGTCAAGGAACGCCTGCGTGCCCTGAAGCGTGACGACGAGTCCTTCGACGAACTACTGGATCGGCTGAGCCGCCGGGAGAAGGACATCGAAGAGATAGCTGGCAGTCTCGCCTTCCTCGACGAGGACGGGGCATTGGAAGCGGAGATGCGGGCGGCTCACGACGAATTAAACGAGTCACTGTCCCATCGGCGATGA
- a CDS encoding glycoside hydrolase family 3 N-terminal domain-containing protein, translating into MAQDDPPYRRTDQPTERRVEDLLSRMTLEEKAGQVVGTWAGERGETHDIPAVRNGIVEHGFGSVAAFGWAGAAVSEPREVVEAVNDLQGTAIEETRLGIPLLVNVDAVHGHAYVEDATVFPNGLGAAATWDPALIERSAAATAREVRATGAHQNYAPTCDVAREPRWGRVQETHGESPRLAADFAGAKVRGLQGEEIDDPESVLATAKHFPAYSDPERGQDGAPVEVSECVLRNTFLPPFEAAIDAGVESVMPAYSATNGEPAHSSRYLLTERLRDELGFDGHVVADWSGVKQLHQSHGVTTGWRESVRRTREAGLDVGSVDHTVHVEKLVELVEDGQLDEAILDDSVRRVLRVKFELGLFEDPYVDVEETVSTLGCDEHRELARKTARQSMTLLENDGILPLSGDETVFVGGPNADDLVHQVGGWSHHEADGLAGVTVREAIEARAAGEVLYEQGATLTEERDVDDAVEKASQADVAVLGLGEGWYIHEFGPQDMLGTDTGEWPTRSELRLPPAQRRLAEEIHETGTPVVGVLLTGRPLIVDWLADHADALLLAYFPGTEGGQAVAETLFGDCDPGGRLPISIARSHGDLPQLHDHARHPLTLGADEHPDSYDPLYPFGHGLNYTTFERRDLELDETTVRPDGTVSVAMTVENVGSRPGEDVIQVYGGQKTPSRVRPERELVGYDRVALDPGEARTIEVEIPVEHFGFYKPGEGHVVESDTYAVTVADMEAAFTVERVGNRD; encoded by the coding sequence ATGGCCCAGGACGACCCACCCTATCGCCGGACCGACCAGCCGACGGAACGCCGCGTCGAAGACCTGCTCTCCCGGATGACACTCGAAGAGAAAGCCGGGCAAGTGGTCGGAACCTGGGCCGGAGAGCGTGGCGAGACGCACGATATTCCCGCGGTCAGGAATGGGATCGTCGAGCACGGCTTCGGGAGCGTCGCCGCCTTCGGCTGGGCAGGGGCAGCGGTTTCGGAGCCGCGCGAGGTTGTCGAGGCCGTCAACGACCTCCAGGGGACGGCGATCGAGGAGACCCGGCTCGGCATCCCGCTACTCGTCAACGTCGATGCCGTCCACGGCCACGCCTACGTCGAGGACGCGACTGTGTTCCCGAACGGGCTAGGCGCGGCGGCGACCTGGGACCCGGCGCTGATCGAACGCTCCGCAGCCGCGACGGCGCGGGAAGTTCGCGCCACGGGCGCACACCAGAACTACGCGCCGACGTGCGACGTCGCACGGGAGCCACGCTGGGGCCGCGTCCAGGAGACCCACGGCGAGAGCCCGCGACTCGCCGCCGACTTCGCTGGGGCGAAGGTACGCGGTCTCCAGGGGGAAGAGATCGACGACCCCGAGTCGGTCCTCGCGACGGCCAAGCACTTCCCCGCCTACAGCGATCCCGAGCGCGGCCAGGACGGCGCACCGGTCGAAGTCTCCGAGTGCGTCCTGAGGAACACGTTCTTACCCCCGTTCGAGGCCGCGATCGACGCGGGCGTCGAGTCGGTCATGCCGGCCTACAGTGCGACGAACGGCGAACCGGCCCATAGCTCCCGGTACTTGCTGACCGAACGACTCCGGGACGAACTCGGGTTCGACGGTCACGTCGTCGCCGACTGGAGCGGGGTCAAGCAACTCCACCAGTCCCACGGCGTAACCACGGGCTGGCGCGAGTCCGTCCGTCGCACTCGCGAAGCGGGCCTGGACGTGGGATCGGTCGATCACACAGTCCACGTCGAGAAACTCGTCGAACTCGTCGAAGACGGACAACTCGACGAGGCGATTCTCGACGACAGCGTCCGACGAGTCCTCCGGGTAAAATTCGAGCTGGGGCTGTTCGAAGACCCGTACGTCGATGTCGAGGAGACTGTCTCGACGCTGGGCTGCGACGAGCACCGTGAACTCGCCCGAAAGACCGCCCGGCAGTCGATGACACTGCTCGAAAACGACGGGATCCTCCCCCTATCTGGCGACGAGACGGTCTTCGTCGGCGGGCCCAACGCCGACGATCTCGTCCACCAGGTCGGTGGGTGGAGCCACCACGAGGCTGACGGGCTGGCAGGAGTCACTGTCCGGGAAGCCATCGAGGCGCGGGCGGCAGGCGAGGTGCTCTACGAGCAGGGAGCGACGCTCACCGAGGAGCGAGACGTCGATGACGCAGTCGAGAAAGCCAGTCAGGCGGACGTCGCCGTCCTGGGACTCGGTGAAGGCTGGTACATCCACGAGTTCGGCCCCCAGGACATGCTCGGCACTGACACCGGGGAGTGGCCGACGCGCTCGGAGTTGCGCCTCCCACCAGCCCAGCGACGGCTGGCCGAGGAGATCCACGAAACCGGGACGCCAGTTGTCGGCGTCCTCCTCACTGGCCGGCCGCTGATCGTCGACTGGCTGGCCGACCACGCCGACGCCCTGCTGCTGGCGTACTTCCCTGGCACGGAAGGCGGCCAGGCCGTCGCGGAGACGCTGTTCGGCGATTGCGATCCCGGCGGGCGACTCCCGATCTCGATCGCCCGGTCGCACGGCGATCTCCCACAACTGCACGATCACGCCCGCCATCCACTCACGCTCGGCGCGGACGAACATCCAGATTCCTACGACCCGCTGTATCCGTTCGGCCACGGGCTGAACTATACGACGTTCGAACGTCGCGATCTCGAACTCGACGAGACGACCGTCAGACCTGACGGGACGGTCTCCGTCGCGATGACCGTCGAGAACGTCGGCTCGCGACCGGGCGAGGACGTGATCCAGGTCTACGGTGGACAGAAGACGCCATCCAGAGTGCGTCCCGAACGGGAGCTGGTCGGCTACGATCGCGTCGCACTCGATCCCGGCGAAGCGAGGACCATCGAGGTCGAGATCCCCGTCGAGCACTTCGGATTCTACAAACCAGGGGAGGGCCACGTCGTGGAGTCTGATACGTACGCCGTGACGGTCGCGGACATGGAAGCAGCGTTCACGGTCGAAAGAGTGGGTAACCGAGATTGA
- a CDS encoding glutamate-5-semialdehyde dehydrogenase, translated as MTDTDTETKVEAAESAALELANVEAADRSAALEAIADAIDDHREDVIAVNDEDVEAAEELLEAGEYTQALVDRLKVDDAKVDSIVEMVESVAAMDDPLGETLEARHLDDDLDLYKVAVPIGVIGTVFESRPDALVQIAALALKSGNAVILKGGSEASESNRELFELIREAAQEIDAIPEGWVQLIEAREAVDTVLEMDEHIDLLMPRGSSAFVSYVQDNTQIPVLGHTEGVCHVFVDSEADLAEAEDVAFDAKVQYPAVCNAVETLLVHEAVAEDFLPEMADRYAAAGVELRGDERTREILVDADVDVNEATDEDWRTEYGDLILSIKVVDSLVDAIDHVNENGSKHTESILTEDDAKARTFMTGVDAASVFHNASTRFADGYRYGLGAEVGISTGKIHARGPVGLDGLTTYKYYLEGDGHLVASYAGEDALPFSHEGFDGEW; from the coding sequence ATGACTGATACGGATACCGAAACCAAGGTCGAGGCCGCCGAGAGCGCGGCCCTCGAACTCGCGAACGTCGAGGCCGCCGACCGGAGCGCCGCCTTGGAAGCGATCGCCGACGCTATCGACGACCACCGCGAGGACGTCATCGCGGTCAACGACGAGGACGTCGAAGCGGCCGAGGAGCTGCTCGAAGCCGGCGAGTACACCCAGGCCTTAGTCGACCGCCTGAAGGTCGACGACGCGAAGGTCGACTCCATCGTCGAGATGGTCGAGAGCGTCGCGGCGATGGACGACCCCCTCGGCGAGACCCTCGAAGCGCGCCACCTCGACGACGACCTGGACCTCTACAAGGTCGCGGTCCCCATCGGCGTGATCGGGACAGTCTTCGAGTCCCGGCCCGACGCCTTGGTCCAGATCGCCGCCCTCGCGCTGAAGTCGGGCAACGCGGTCATCCTCAAAGGCGGCAGCGAGGCCAGCGAGTCCAACCGCGAACTCTTCGAGCTCATCCGCGAGGCTGCTCAGGAGATCGACGCCATCCCCGAGGGCTGGGTCCAGTTGATCGAGGCGCGCGAGGCCGTCGACACCGTCCTCGAAATGGACGAACACATCGACCTGCTGATGCCCCGTGGCTCCTCGGCGTTCGTCAGCTACGTCCAGGACAACACCCAGATCCCCGTCCTGGGCCACACTGAGGGCGTCTGTCACGTCTTCGTCGACAGCGAGGCCGACCTCGCGGAGGCCGAGGACGTCGCCTTCGACGCGAAAGTCCAGTACCCCGCGGTCTGCAACGCCGTCGAGACGCTGCTGGTCCACGAGGCCGTCGCCGAGGACTTCCTGCCCGAGATGGCCGATCGCTATGCCGCGGCCGGCGTCGAGTTGCGTGGCGACGAGCGCACCCGGGAGATTCTCGTTGACGCGGATGTCGATGTAAACGAAGCGACCGACGAGGACTGGCGCACCGAATACGGCGACCTGATCCTCTCGATCAAGGTCGTCGATTCGCTGGTGGACGCCATCGACCACGTCAACGAAAACGGCTCGAAACACACCGAGTCGATCCTGACCGAGGACGACGCCAAGGCCCGGACATTCATGACGGGCGTCGACGCCGCGAGCGTCTTCCACAACGCCTCGACGCGCTTCGCGGACGGGTATCGCTACGGCCTGGGCGCGGAGGTCGGCATCTCGACGGGGAAGATCCACGCCCGCGGGCCCGTCGGCCTGGATGGGCTGACGACCTACAAGTACTACCTCGAAGGCGACGGCCACCTGGTTGCCTCCTACGCCGGCGAGGACGCGCTCCCCTTCTCCCACGAGGGGTTCGACGGCGAATGGTAA
- the proB gene encoding glutamate 5-kinase, giving the protein MSDAVDPAEIERTRELAADAERVVVKAGTNSLTDADSNLDDEKLDKLVDDVADLLDHGKEVLLVSSAAIGAGRGRVDAETDTVEASQALSTVGQSHLMRRYTESFERYDRKVAQILVTQADLDDPERFTNFHNTVETLLSWGVVPIVNENDAVAIEEIQIGDNDMLSSSIAVGIDADLLVTLTDVDGVYTGNPKDDPDATKIEAVGSNYGAIQEIVAQSTTEGFGGITTKVEGARTANEHGIPAVIAGSAEPDVLERIAEAEPVGTIFLPVNGAYDD; this is encoded by the coding sequence ATGAGTGACGCCGTCGACCCCGCCGAGATCGAGCGGACGCGCGAACTCGCTGCCGACGCCGAGCGCGTCGTCGTCAAGGCGGGGACGAACTCCCTGACCGACGCCGACTCGAACCTCGACGACGAGAAACTCGACAAACTCGTCGACGACGTGGCCGACCTGCTGGATCACGGCAAGGAGGTGTTGCTGGTCTCCTCGGCCGCGATCGGGGCCGGCCGGGGGCGCGTCGACGCCGAGACCGACACGGTCGAGGCGTCCCAGGCGCTCTCGACCGTCGGACAGAGCCACCTGATGCGCCGGTACACCGAAAGTTTCGAGCGCTACGACCGGAAGGTCGCCCAGATCCTCGTCACCCAGGCCGATCTCGACGATCCCGAGCGGTTCACCAACTTCCACAACACCGTCGAGACGCTCCTCTCGTGGGGGGTCGTTCCGATCGTCAACGAGAACGACGCCGTCGCGATCGAGGAGATCCAGATCGGCGACAACGACATGCTTTCGTCCTCGATCGCGGTCGGGATCGACGCCGATCTGCTGGTGACGCTGACCGACGTCGACGGCGTCTACACGGGCAACCCCAAGGACGACCCTGACGCCACGAAGATCGAGGCCGTCGGGAGCAACTACGGGGCGATCCAGGAGATCGTCGCCCAGAGCACGACCGAGGGGTTCGGCGGGATCACGACCAAAGTCGAGGGCGCACGGACGGCCAACGAGCACGGGATCCCGGCGGTGATCGCCGGCTCGGCCGAACCGGACGTCCTCGAGCGCATCGCCGAGGCCGAACCGGTGGGCACAATATTCTTGCCTGTCAATGGAGCATACGATGACTGA